One region of Camelus bactrianus isolate YW-2024 breed Bactrian camel chromosome 20, ASM4877302v1, whole genome shotgun sequence genomic DNA includes:
- the LOC105084055 gene encoding tripartite motif-containing protein 10 yields the protein MASAASVTSLADEVNCPICQGTLREPVTIDCGHNFCHCCLTRYLEIPGPDPEEPPSCPLCKGPFRPGSFRPNWQLASVVENIKRLELASRLGSEEEDVCQEHGEKIYFFCEDDEMQLCVVCREAPEHRTHTVRFLEDAAGPYREQIQKCLECLRREREEIQGIQSRENQRTQVLLTQVATKKQKVISEFAHLSQFLEEQRNILLAQLESLDRDILKQQDEFDVLVTREICRFSTLIAELEEKNERPARELLTHIRSTLIRCETRRCRKPEAITPELGQRIRDFSQQALPLQREMKIFLEKFCFELDYEPAHISLDPQTSHPKLLLSEDHQQAWFSYKWQNSPGNPQRFDQATCVLAHDGFTGGRHTWVVSVDLAHGGSCTLGVVSKDIRRKGELRLRPEEGVWALRLTWGFISALSSFPTRLALEEQPRQVRVSIDYEVGWVIFVNAVTREPIYTFTASFTQKVYPFFGLWGRGSSFSLSS from the exons ATGGCCTCGGCTGCCTCAGTGACCAGCCTGGCCGATGAGGTCAACTGCCCCATCTGCCAAGGGACCCTGAGGGAGCCGGTCACCATCGACTGTGGCCACAATTTCTGCCACTGCTGCCTCACCCGCTACCTTGAGATCCCCGGCCCGGACCCCGAGGAGCCCCCCAGCTGCCCACTCTGCAAGGGGCCTTTCCGCCCAGGGAGCTTCCGGCCCAACTGGCAGCTGGCCAGCGTGGTGGAGAACATCAAGCGTCTGGAGCTGGCGTCCAGGCTGGGCTCAGAGGAGGAGGACGTCTGCCAGGAGCACGGGGAGAAAATCTACTTCTTCTGCGAGGATGATGAGATGCAGCTGTGTGTGGTGTGCCGCGAGGCCCCGGAGCATCGCACCCACACCGTGCGCTTCCTGGAGGACGCAGCGGGGCCCTACAGG GAACAAATACAGAAATGTCTCGAGTGtctaagaagagagagagaggagattcAAGGAATCCAATCAAGAGAAAATCAAAGGACACAAGTCCTCCTG ACTCAGGTGGCCACCAAGAAACAAAAGGTGATATCTGAGTTTGCACATCTGAGCCAGTTCCTGGAAGAACAGCGGAACATCCTCTTAGCCCAGTTGGAGAGTCTGGATAGAGACATCTTGAAGCAACAGGATGAGTTTGATGTCCTGGTCACTAGGGAAATCTGCCGGTTTAGCACCCTGATTGCAGAACTGGAGGAGAAGAACGAGAGGCCGGCAAGGGAGCTCCTGACG CATATCAGAAGCACTCTAATAAG ATGTGAAACCAGAAGGTGCCGGAAACCAGAGGCTATAACCCCTGAGCTGGGCCAGAGGATTCGGGACTTCTCCCAGCAGGCCCTGCCGCTGCAGAGGGAGATGAAGATATTTCTGG AAAAATTCTGCTTTGAGTTGGACTATGAGCCAG CTCACATCTCCCTAGACCCCCAGACTTCCCACCCCAAGCTCCTCCTGTCTGAGGACCACCAGCAGGCTTGGTTCTCCTACAAATGGCAGAACTCTCCAGGAAACCCCCAGCGCTTTGACCAGGCCACCTGTGTCCTGGCCCATGATGGCTTCACAGGGGGGAGACACACATGGGTGGTGAGTGTAGACTTGGCTCACGGGGGCAGCTGCACACTGGGTGTGGTTAGTAAGGACATCCGGCGGAAGGGGGAGCTTCGGCTGCGGCCAGAGGAGGGGGTGTGGGCCCTGAGGCTGACATGGGGCTTCATCTCGGCCCTGAGCTCCTTCCCTACACGCCTGGCTCTGGAGGAACAGCCCCGGCAGGTGAGGGTGTCTATTGACTATGAGGTGGGCTGGGTAATCTTTGTCAATGCTGTCACTCGAGAGCCCATCTACACCTTCACTGCCTCCTTCACCCAGAAGGTCTATCCCTTCTTTGGGCTCTGGGGCCGAGGGTCCAGTTTCTCCCTGAGCTCCTGA